From Leptotrichia wadei, one genomic window encodes:
- a CDS encoding Hsp33 family molecular chaperone HslO — MEKSKIIRGTSKCARFFVCDTTEIVREAKKIHDLDPIATTIFGKLLTATAMMGKDLKNEKDLVSVRINGDGPYGNMLATGNMNGEVKGYIANPEEKFHQIVDENGNFIKDETGQIRFIGNGTMQVIKDLGLRDPFSGVTQINEEDIADIVAHYFLLSEQIKSVVALGVKLNENGEVKRAGGYLIQLLPGVEDGFIDKLENKLLQIRTITELLEGGMSLEQIVELLYEDISVFEDETDVDGAHKKVYVEDFEILEKSDLEYKCNCTRDKFYRGLITLGKDEINKILEEEGKIETECHFCRKKYEFTKDDFNWD; from the coding sequence ATGGAAAAATCAAAAATAATTAGAGGAACAAGCAAATGTGCAAGATTTTTTGTTTGTGATACGACAGAAATCGTGAGGGAAGCAAAAAAAATACACGATCTTGATCCGATAGCAACTACGATTTTTGGGAAATTGCTGACTGCGACTGCTATGATGGGGAAAGATCTGAAAAATGAAAAGGATTTGGTGTCGGTTAGAATTAATGGGGACGGGCCTTATGGAAATATGCTTGCAACTGGGAATATGAATGGAGAAGTAAAAGGTTATATTGCAAATCCTGAGGAAAAATTTCATCAGATTGTGGATGAAAATGGTAATTTTATAAAGGACGAAACGGGGCAAATAAGATTTATTGGAAATGGAACAATGCAGGTTATAAAGGACTTGGGATTACGTGATCCGTTTTCTGGCGTTACTCAAATAAATGAAGAGGATATTGCTGATATTGTCGCCCATTATTTTCTTTTGTCTGAACAAATAAAATCCGTTGTTGCACTAGGAGTGAAATTGAATGAAAATGGCGAAGTAAAAAGGGCTGGTGGTTATTTAATCCAGCTGCTGCCAGGAGTAGAAGACGGATTTATTGACAAATTAGAAAATAAATTGCTGCAAATTAGAACAATTACTGAACTTTTAGAAGGTGGAATGAGCCTTGAACAGATTGTGGAGCTGCTTTACGAGGATATTTCAGTATTTGAAGATGAAACAGATGTTGATGGTGCCCATAAAAAAGTTTATGTGGAAGATTTTGAAATTTTGGAAAAATCAGATTTGGAATACAAGTGTAACTGTACAAGGGATAAGTTTTACAGAGGATTAATTACGCTTGGAAAAGATGAAATTAATAAAATTTTGGAAGAAGAAGGAAAAATTGAGACTGAATGTCATTTTTGCAGAAAAAAATATGAGTTTACAAAAGATGATTTTAATTGGGATTAA
- a CDS encoding LPS-assembly protein LptD, translating to MKKYKVLFILLFYIILCGKLNAAGEVIDLETEKSKINLETEEIETEGNVTVKYEDYTINADKLKKIANKNILSGSGNVEFSQGSQIIKADNFIFDMDTKLAKIFNSESYDSNLKLRYGGEETLSLGNKAIFIKNGWFTTSPYEKPNYKINAEELEIYPNKKAIARNIGFFAGGKTWFKLPYYVTSLKPSTQRATLFPYIGMDSDRGLFGIMGFDYDLGPLAQGFVDFELSTKQKLALKVSNDYSFWGNNSGNIFVNRVVVPIGNHKQEWDFKWNHKVTNVPKKAKEDRKFYDAGYGIWNLNYQNITTNLMYAVDGAKLKDDYTAFVDKYRHIGFWDMNINQELGQNGEFNAKYYWTQDKHALKALTDINDKIMKDDDLDPRRTDVDLYKSIKYTNGNKDVEITVDNEDFRDINPGYVGDLNSYRKKRNYGIDFRGPKIKFDYLNSDKDEYGELLGMRDRGDDKTIHWVQNVAYDKRKEWGLTFGNYYPFRESDFFGYQPRTGYQNLTNTLYFGAQAKQVEIIKKEYEYDYTRDNENYNALFLNPSTTDESRIYKVYEDNEIIRRPKKIIYEKYRSQRFNMGNDRIDIPLRESFVGYNLAFENRDYSSLPVPEFRNGKKVEDLNSKTGYKVARDASGDTIKQSPSMKIFTLDTRLFTTIFDNTSKNNNKYDVKVTNDATVSFQRTTADSATYGGYDIVEVPTNAIGLRNDFNYHIGNVTFNYNLAMRDDRHFMDHWLKNRYVKNYFKADIANKRFVSLNFENNDEYEFKDFKSERDFNREIQYGYVSDAGDNFLYKFSDKNKQLFPYNTSLGWNQKIYKESLKERSFGINFNEWGFEYTNTLNKANDIYGNVATFGYPALKLKTNYHKLGFVYDTSKMKNKKFESDHYFRVNLGFGKKIYRDLKNTPIITSDDKYIRGNDYTTIGFLYKYENNAKPRYAADLDKKEKDREAEIIKSENQIKDVNMVKNSNTQEFSINNANKSNIDNIVVNSDNRLFLSSDEEEAYKSYVEEENYRQNKFSLNDFNAKLQNLRSHKKYFQVGMDMQIDGSDATNPSGMKGFDKINDLTFKVEAGYLEKMFVRYAFIMERPDRIYRRDSTRNSTFDFRKHEFEGKYMFSRDPDKPWWVGGKIQYVQNGAPKSSDPEIYESSWYAKKVNKLTLGMATLTHRFENVEWEIGAGMKWDKPNNKKLGYYPVVSLKFGVTPFPEKNVQFNYSGKGFEFGAGL from the coding sequence ATGAAGAAATATAAAGTATTGTTTATTTTGCTGTTTTATATCATACTTTGTGGCAAGCTGAATGCTGCTGGGGAAGTAATAGATTTGGAAACAGAAAAGTCTAAAATAAATCTGGAAACGGAAGAAATAGAAACAGAAGGTAATGTTACTGTAAAATATGAAGATTATACGATAAATGCTGACAAATTAAAAAAAATTGCTAATAAAAATATTCTTTCAGGTTCTGGAAACGTTGAATTTTCTCAAGGTTCTCAAATTATAAAGGCTGATAATTTTATTTTTGATATGGATACAAAGCTGGCAAAAATATTTAATTCAGAAAGTTATGATTCTAACTTAAAATTACGTTATGGTGGAGAGGAAACTTTAAGTTTAGGGAATAAGGCAATTTTTATAAAAAATGGATGGTTTACTACGAGTCCTTATGAAAAACCTAATTATAAAATAAATGCAGAAGAGCTGGAAATTTATCCAAATAAAAAGGCTATTGCAAGAAATATTGGCTTTTTTGCTGGAGGAAAAACTTGGTTTAAGCTGCCATATTATGTAACTTCTCTAAAGCCGTCAACTCAAAGGGCTACATTATTTCCTTACATTGGGATGGATAGCGACAGAGGGCTTTTTGGAATTATGGGGTTTGACTATGATTTAGGTCCGCTTGCACAAGGATTTGTTGATTTTGAATTAAGTACAAAGCAAAAACTGGCTTTAAAAGTTTCAAATGATTATTCCTTCTGGGGAAATAATTCTGGAAATATATTTGTAAACAGGGTTGTTGTTCCAATCGGAAATCATAAGCAGGAATGGGATTTTAAATGGAATCATAAAGTTACAAATGTTCCGAAAAAAGCCAAGGAAGATAGAAAATTTTACGATGCAGGTTATGGAATCTGGAATTTAAATTATCAAAATATTACAACTAATTTAATGTATGCAGTCGACGGTGCAAAATTAAAGGATGATTATACTGCATTTGTAGATAAATATAGACATATTGGTTTCTGGGATATGAATATTAATCAGGAGCTTGGTCAAAATGGAGAATTTAATGCAAAATATTATTGGACACAGGATAAGCATGCATTAAAGGCATTGACTGATATAAATGACAAGATTATGAAGGATGATGATCTTGATCCACGTAGAACAGACGTTGATTTGTATAAGAGCATAAAGTATACAAATGGTAATAAAGATGTGGAAATAACAGTGGATAATGAGGATTTTCGGGATATTAATCCTGGATATGTCGGAGATTTGAACTCATATAGAAAAAAAAGAAATTATGGAATTGACTTTAGGGGGCCAAAAATAAAATTTGATTATCTTAATTCGGATAAGGATGAATATGGAGAACTTTTAGGAATGCGAGATCGTGGTGATGACAAGACGATTCATTGGGTTCAGAATGTTGCTTATGACAAGAGAAAGGAATGGGGATTGACATTTGGAAATTATTATCCATTCAGGGAAAGTGACTTTTTTGGATATCAGCCTCGTACTGGCTATCAGAATTTAACAAATACGCTGTATTTTGGAGCACAGGCAAAGCAAGTTGAGATAATAAAAAAAGAATATGAATATGATTATACAAGAGATAATGAAAATTATAATGCATTATTCTTAAATCCATCAACAACTGATGAAAGCCGTATTTATAAAGTTTATGAAGATAATGAGATAATACGCCGTCCTAAGAAAATCATTTATGAAAAATATAGATCACAAAGATTTAATATGGGTAATGATAGAATTGATATTCCATTGAGAGAATCTTTTGTCGGGTATAACTTAGCTTTTGAAAACCGTGATTATAGCAGTTTACCAGTGCCTGAATTTAGAAATGGAAAAAAAGTAGAAGATCTGAATTCAAAAACAGGATATAAAGTTGCAAGAGATGCAAGCGGAGATACTATAAAGCAAAGTCCATCAATGAAAATTTTTACATTGGATACAAGATTATTTACAACAATTTTTGACAATACTTCCAAGAATAATAATAAATACGATGTAAAAGTTACAAATGATGCAACAGTAAGTTTTCAACGGACAACTGCTGATAGTGCAACTTATGGAGGGTATGACATTGTAGAAGTTCCAACAAATGCTATTGGACTTAGAAATGATTTTAACTATCATATAGGAAATGTAACGTTTAATTATAATTTAGCAATGAGAGATGACAGACATTTTATGGATCACTGGTTAAAAAATAGATATGTTAAAAACTATTTTAAAGCTGATATTGCAAATAAACGTTTTGTAAGCCTTAATTTTGAAAATAATGATGAGTATGAATTTAAAGATTTTAAATCTGAAAGGGATTTTAATAGAGAAATTCAATATGGATATGTATCAGATGCTGGAGATAACTTCCTGTATAAGTTTTCTGATAAAAATAAACAGTTATTTCCATATAATACCAGTCTTGGATGGAATCAGAAGATATACAAGGAATCTCTAAAGGAAAGAAGTTTTGGAATCAATTTTAATGAATGGGGATTTGAGTATACAAATACATTGAATAAGGCAAATGATATTTATGGAAATGTTGCTACATTTGGATATCCGGCATTAAAATTAAAGACAAACTATCACAAATTAGGATTTGTTTATGATACTTCAAAAATGAAAAATAAGAAATTTGAATCGGATCATTATTTTAGAGTAAATCTTGGATTTGGTAAAAAAATATACAGAGATTTGAAAAATACTCCAATTATTACTTCAGATGACAAATATATACGTGGAAATGATTATACTACAATTGGATTTTTATATAAATATGAAAATAATGCTAAACCTAGATATGCTGCTGATCTGGACAAAAAGGAAAAAGACAGGGAAGCAGAAATTATAAAATCTGAAAATCAAATTAAAGATGTAAATATGGTAAAAAATTCAAATACACAGGAATTTTCTATTAACAATGCCAATAAATCTAATATAGATAATATTGTTGTAAATAGTGATAATAGGCTATTTTTGAGCAGTGATGAGGAAGAAGCGTATAAAAGTTATGTGGAAGAGGAAAATTATCGTCAAAATAAGTTCAGCTTAAATGATTTTAATGCTAAACTTCAAAATTTGAGAAGTCATAAAAAATATTTCCAAGTTGGGATGGATATGCAAATAGATGGTTCTGATGCGACTAATCCTAGCGGAATGAAGGGATTTGACAAAATTAATGATTTGACTTTTAAAGTTGAGGCTGGATATTTGGAAAAAATGTTTGTGAGATATGCTTTTATAATGGAAAGACCAGATAGAATATACCGTAGAGATTCGACTCGTAACAGTACTTTTGACTTTAGAAAACATGAATTTGAAGGAAAATATATGTTTTCGCGAGATCCAGATAAGCCATGGTGGGTTGGAGGAAAGATCCAATATGTGCAAAATGGAGCACCAAAATCTTCTGATCCTGAAATTTATGAAAGTTCATGGTATGCTAAGAAAGTTAATAAATTAACTTTAGGAATGGCAACACTGACACATAGATTTGAAAATGTCGAATGGGAAATTGGAGCAGGAATGAAATGGGATAAACCGAATAATAAAAAATTAGGATATTATCCAGTAGTTTCACTAAAATTTGGAGTAACTCCATTCCCGGAAAAGAATGTTCAATTTAACTATTCTGGAAAAGGATTTGAATTTGGAGCAGGATTATAA
- a CDS encoding OmpA family protein: MEKKSKITAMLSVLLVSAPTTAKKITTSNLRDNAMRTTAVEVDGENNIDDLEVSKSKDESDVVVLDTSKLKFDFNSATIKEEYNPILEKLTNYIESKNYKVSIIGYTDSKGTKQYNKELSLRRAESVEEKLIELGLAPEKIIETKGNGDLNPVASNDTEEGRAANRRIEVQFVN, encoded by the coding sequence ATGGAAAAAAAATCAAAAATAACTGCAATGTTATCTGTATTATTAGTTTCTGCTCCAACTACAGCAAAAAAAATTACAACATCAAATCTTCGTGATAATGCGATGAGAACTACTGCAGTTGAAGTTGACGGAGAAAACAATATAGATGATCTTGAAGTATCAAAAAGCAAAGATGAATCTGATGTTGTCGTACTGGATACAAGTAAATTAAAGTTTGATTTTAATAGTGCCACAATAAAGGAAGAATACAATCCTATACTGGAAAAATTAACAAATTATATTGAATCTAAAAATTATAAAGTTTCTATAATCGGATATACTGATTCCAAAGGGACTAAACAATATAACAAAGAATTATCTTTAAGAAGAGCTGAAAGTGTTGAAGAAAAATTAATTGAACTTGGACTTGCTCCTGAAAAAATAATTGAAACAAAAGGAAATGGTGATCTTAACCCAGTCGCTTCAAATGATACAGAAGAAGGAAGAGCAGCAAATAGACGGATTGAAGTTCAATTTGTAAATTAA
- a CDS encoding helix-turn-helix domain-containing protein, whose amino-acid sequence MKYNLAFKYRIYPNKDQELLINKTFGCVRFVYNTILYIANKIYEETGKNKIVTPASLKSENQFLKEVDSLALSNA is encoded by the coding sequence ATGAAATATAATTTGGCATTCAAATACAGAATTTATCCAAATAAAGATCAAGAATTGTTGATAAACAAGACTTTTGGATGTGTTCGTTTTGTTTACAATACGATTTTATATATCGCTAATAAAATTTATGAAGAAACTGGAAAAAATAAAATAGTTACACCTGCCAGTTTGAAAAGTGAAAATCAATTTTTAAAAGAAGTAGATAGTCTGGCACTTTCAAATGCTTAA
- a CDS encoding D-alanine--D-alanine ligase — translation MSKLRVGVIRGGVSTEREVSLKTGSEIVANLNRDKYEVFDIVIDTEKEVYEKIKDLNLDFAYIALHGVFGEDGRIQAILQSFGIAYSGPGVMSSAVCMDKEFSKRIVSEYGVRIAKWKSVRVGETVDFETVKKELGDHLIVKPNNGGSSIGVSFVETEEELKKGLELVFGMDKEALIEEVLHGVEISVPVIGGKVFPTIRIEALAGDYFDYESKYAKGGAKEYVFEFPEKVQAEINKFAQDSYYGLKCEGFARIDFMVVNEETPYFMEVNTSPGMTAASLLPKSTASKGYSYSETLDLLIESSLKVER, via the coding sequence ATGTCAAAATTAAGAGTAGGTGTAATACGTGGGGGAGTTTCGACGGAAAGAGAAGTGTCGCTAAAAACAGGAAGTGAAATTGTAGCAAATTTAAATAGAGATAAATATGAAGTTTTTGATATTGTAATTGATACTGAAAAGGAAGTTTATGAAAAAATAAAAGACTTGAATCTAGATTTTGCTTACATTGCTTTACATGGTGTATTTGGAGAAGATGGAAGAATACAAGCAATTTTACAAAGTTTTGGAATTGCTTACAGTGGGCCTGGAGTGATGTCAAGTGCAGTTTGTATGGATAAGGAATTTTCAAAAAGAATTGTGTCTGAATACGGAGTTAGAATTGCAAAATGGAAAAGTGTTCGTGTAGGAGAAACAGTTGATTTTGAAACAGTAAAAAAAGAATTAGGAGATCATCTTATCGTAAAACCAAATAACGGTGGTTCAAGTATTGGAGTAAGTTTTGTAGAAACAGAAGAAGAATTGAAAAAAGGGTTAGAACTTGTATTTGGAATGGATAAAGAGGCTTTAATTGAAGAAGTATTACATGGAGTGGAAATAAGTGTGCCAGTAATTGGTGGAAAAGTTTTCCCAACAATAAGAATCGAAGCTCTTGCTGGAGATTACTTTGACTACGAATCAAAATATGCAAAAGGTGGAGCAAAAGAATATGTGTTTGAATTCCCAGAAAAAGTACAAGCTGAAATTAACAAATTTGCACAAGATAGTTATTATGGATTAAAATGTGAAGGATTCGCAAGAATTGACTTTATGGTAGTAAACGAAGAAACACCATATTTCATGGAAGTAAACACATCACCAGGAATGACAGCTGCAAGTTTATTGCCAAAAAGTACAGCTTCAAAAGGATACAGCTACTCAGAAACATTAGATTTATTAATTGAATCTTCATTAAAAGTGGAAAGATAA